The Oreochromis niloticus isolate F11D_XX linkage group LG15, O_niloticus_UMD_NMBU, whole genome shotgun sequence genome includes a region encoding these proteins:
- the bmp2b gene encoding bone morphogenetic protein 2b, producing the protein MVAVVRSLMVLLLAQVLLEGATGLIPEVGRRKYSESGKQTPEQSESFLNDFELRLLNVFGLGRRPTPSKQAVVPQYMVDLYRMHSANGDHSTKRPKSMGKHAERAASKANTIRSFHHEESMEALASLKGKTTQQFYFNLTSIPNEELITSAELRIYRDQVMGSASPTESSISDSTPASGLHRINIYEIFGVPATQGKEPLLRLLDTRMVQDSLSRWESFDVSPAISHWTSGNGHNHGFLVEVIHPEEGEMDSKDAHRRRRHVRVSRSLHQDQDSWPQARPLLVTYGHDSRGGSVLHKREKRQAAPRKQRRKHQHKASCKRHALYVDFSDVGWNEWIVAPPGYHAFYCHGECPFPLADHLNSTNHAIVQTLVNSVNSNIPRACCVPTDLSPISLLYLDEFEKVILKNYQDMVVEGCGCR; encoded by the exons ATGGTCGCCGTGGTCCGCTCTCTCATGGTACTGCTGCTCGCTCAGGTGTTGCTGGAAGGTGCTACGGGACTTATCCCCGAGGTCGGCCGGAGGAAATACAGCGAATCCGGGAAGCAGACCCCAGAGCAGTCAGAGAGCTTCCTCAACGACTTTGAGCTTCGGCTTCTCAATGTGTTTGGACTGGGGCGCAGGCCGACCCCGAGTAAGCAAGCCGTGGTGCCGCAGTATATGGTGGACCTTTACCGTATGCATTCAGCAAACGGAGACCATAGCACCAAACGACCCAAGAGCATggggaaacacgcagagagagccGCCAGCAAGGCCAACACGATTAGAAGCTTTCACCATGAAG AGTCTATGGAGGCCCTGGCCAGCCTAAAAGGCAAAACGACACAGCAGTTCTACTTTAATCTCACTTCTATTCCAAATGAGGAACTCATCACCTCTGCAGAGCTACGCATTTACAGGGATCAGGTCATGGGATCTGCAAGCCCCACCGaaagcagcattagtgacaGTACTCCTGCTAGTGGCCTCCATCGTATCAACATTTATGAGATATTTGGAGTTCCTGCCACTCAGGGCAAGGAACCTCTACTACGTCTGCTGGACACTCGAATGGTGCAGGACTCTTTGAGTCGCTGGGAAAGCTTTGACGTCAGTCCCGCTATATCTCATTGGACCTCTGGGAATGGCCACAATCACGGCTTCTTGGTGGAGGTGATTCACCCAGAGGAGGGGGAGATGGACAGCAAGGACGCCCACAGACGCAGGAGACATGTCAGGGTGAGCCGGTCGCTACACCAGGACCAGGACTCGTGGCCTCAGGCTCGACCGCTGCTTGTGACATATGGCCACGACAGCCGCGGGGGCTCAGTGCTCCACAAACGGGAAAAAAGGCAAGCAGCACCCCGCAAACAACGTAGGAAGCACCAGCACAAGGCAAGCTGCAAGAGGCATGCCTTGTACGTGGACTTCAGTGATGTGGGCTGGAATGAGTGGATAGTGGCACCCCCTGGCTACCATGCCTTTTATTGCCATGGGGAATGTCCTTTCCCCCTAGCAGACCACCTCAATTCTACTAACCACGCCATTGTGCAGACACTTGTCAACTCAGTCAACTCCAACATCCCCAGAGCCTGTTGTGTGCCCACTGACCTCAGCCCCATTTCTTTGCTCTACCTGGACGAATTTGAGAAAGTAATCCTGAAAAACTACCAAGACATGGTGGTGGAGGGATGCGGCTGCCGGTGA